A window of the Actinomycetota bacterium genome harbors these coding sequences:
- a CDS encoding Xaa-Pro peptidase family protein translates to MRTSAAARAERLARARKEQAERGVDALLLGPSADLAYLTGYHPPHLERLTLLVVPAAGEARLVVPALEAPLAHGQLGDLEVEVAAWQETDDPVALVADTLASAGATGGRLGVGDQLWSMFLLRLQEALPSARFTSASAVTGELRMRKDPEELAALARVAAAIDGVVEGLGELRWAGRSEQDLARDVEEAIRATHDTFCFGIVASGPNAASPHHGATGRVIQPGDPVVVDIGGRLDGYCSDTTRTLVVGEPPPGFEELYGLLRAAQEAGCAAVRPGITAAQLDAACRDPIRDGGHGDAFLHRTGHGIGLEEHEAPYIVAGNELPLEPGMAFSVEPGIYLEGRYGARIEDIVVCTEDGGRRLNTTSRDLKIVS, encoded by the coding sequence ATGAGGACAAGCGCCGCAGCCCGTGCCGAACGGCTGGCCAGGGCCCGCAAGGAGCAGGCCGAACGGGGCGTCGACGCGCTGCTGCTGGGGCCGTCGGCCGACCTCGCCTACCTGACCGGCTACCACCCGCCGCACCTGGAGCGCCTGACCCTGCTGGTCGTGCCCGCGGCCGGCGAGGCCCGGCTGGTGGTGCCGGCCCTTGAGGCGCCCCTGGCCCACGGCCAGCTGGGCGACCTCGAGGTCGAGGTGGCCGCCTGGCAGGAGACCGACGACCCGGTCGCGCTGGTGGCCGACACGCTGGCCTCGGCGGGTGCCACCGGCGGACGGCTGGGCGTCGGTGACCAGCTGTGGAGCATGTTCCTGCTGCGGCTCCAGGAGGCCCTTCCCTCGGCCCGGTTCACCTCCGCCTCGGCCGTCACCGGCGAGCTGCGGATGCGCAAGGACCCCGAGGAGCTGGCCGCCCTGGCCAGGGTGGCGGCGGCCATCGACGGGGTGGTCGAGGGCCTGGGCGAGCTGCGCTGGGCCGGGCGCAGCGAGCAGGACCTGGCCAGGGACGTCGAGGAGGCGATCCGCGCCACCCACGACACGTTCTGCTTCGGCATCGTCGCCTCCGGCCCCAACGCGGCCAGCCCCCACCACGGGGCCACCGGACGGGTCATCCAGCCCGGCGACCCGGTGGTGGTGGACATCGGCGGGCGCCTCGACGGCTACTGCTCGGACACCACCCGCACCCTGGTCGTGGGCGAGCCGCCCCCCGGGTTCGAGGAGCTGTACGGGCTGCTGCGGGCCGCCCAGGAGGCCGGCTGCGCCGCCGTCCGCCCCGGGATCACGGCCGCCCAGCTCGACGCCGCCTGCCGCGACCCGATCCGCGACGGCGGCCACGGCGACGCCTTCCTGCACCGCACCGGGCACGGCATCGGCCTGGAGGAGCACGAGGCCCCCTACATCGTCGCCGGCAACGAGCTGCCGCTGGAGCCCGGCATGGCCTTCTCGGTCGAGCCTGGGATCTACCTGGAGGGCCGCTACGGGGCCAGGATCGAGGACATCGTCGTCTGCACCGAGGACGGCGGCCGCCGCCTCAACACCACCTCGCGCGACCTCAAGATCGTGAGCTAG
- a CDS encoding helicase HerA-like domain-containing protein, with protein MDEGLAGLAAGYAFDVPAAGLGRAVKGEEVNTGFEVAVPLAMLNRHGLVAGATGTGKTKTIQGLAGRLSDAGVPCFVADMKGDVSGMAEPGEASDKVAARIEQLQAPWDPHPSPVELLTLSGDPAKGVPVRASVSGFGAQLLSKVLDLNDVQTSVLSLVFHYADSGGLLLVDLKDLREVLKFLGTDEGQAAVADLGGVARPTLGVLLRKLVELEEQGVAGLFGEPAFDVDDLLRTDPSGRGMVTLLELADVADRPRVFSTFMMWLLAELFEALPEVGDLDKPKLVFFFDEAHLLFDGASKAFVEQVQRTVRLIRSKGVGVFFITQLPQDLPDEVLAQLGNRVQHALRAITPKDAAAIDKTVQTYPMTDVYDLASALTSLGVGEAVVTVLSPDGVPTPVAWTRLYPPQSRMAPADPATVQSGIAGSAIHARYGQTVDPDSAYERLTARLQQAEADKPIPAPSAPERSGKAPGPGGVDTHDLIQMGKMALRFMNTPAGREIQRSIFGVLRKRR; from the coding sequence ATGGACGAGGGGCTTGCCGGGCTGGCCGCCGGCTACGCGTTCGACGTGCCGGCGGCCGGGCTGGGCCGGGCAGTCAAGGGCGAGGAGGTCAACACCGGCTTCGAGGTCGCGGTGCCGCTCGCCATGCTGAACCGGCACGGCCTGGTCGCCGGGGCCACCGGCACCGGCAAGACCAAGACCATCCAGGGTCTGGCCGGGCGCCTGTCGGACGCCGGGGTGCCCTGCTTCGTGGCCGACATGAAGGGCGACGTGTCGGGCATGGCCGAGCCGGGCGAGGCCTCCGACAAGGTGGCCGCCCGGATCGAGCAGCTCCAGGCCCCCTGGGACCCGCATCCCTCCCCCGTCGAGCTGCTGACCCTGTCCGGCGACCCGGCCAAGGGCGTGCCGGTGCGGGCCTCGGTGTCGGGGTTCGGCGCCCAGCTGCTGAGCAAGGTGCTGGACCTCAACGACGTCCAGACCAGCGTGCTCAGCCTGGTCTTCCACTACGCCGACTCGGGCGGCCTGCTCCTGGTCGACCTCAAGGACCTGCGCGAGGTGCTGAAGTTCCTCGGCACCGACGAGGGCCAGGCGGCCGTGGCCGACCTGGGCGGGGTGGCCAGGCCGACCCTCGGGGTGCTGCTCCGCAAGCTGGTCGAGCTGGAGGAGCAGGGCGTGGCCGGGCTCTTCGGCGAGCCCGCCTTCGACGTCGACGACCTGCTGCGGACCGACCCCTCGGGCAGGGGGATGGTGACGCTGCTGGAGCTGGCCGACGTGGCCGACCGGCCGCGGGTGTTCTCGACCTTCATGATGTGGCTGCTGGCCGAGCTGTTCGAGGCCCTGCCCGAGGTCGGCGACCTCGACAAGCCCAAGCTGGTGTTCTTCTTCGACGAGGCCCACCTGCTGTTCGACGGCGCCTCCAAGGCGTTCGTCGAGCAGGTGCAGCGGACGGTGCGGCTGATCCGCTCCAAGGGGGTCGGGGTGTTCTTCATCACCCAGCTCCCCCAGGACCTCCCCGACGAGGTCCTGGCCCAGCTCGGCAACCGGGTCCAGCACGCCCTGCGGGCGATCACCCCCAAGGACGCGGCCGCCATCGACAAGACGGTCCAGACCTACCCGATGACCGACGTCTACGACCTGGCCTCGGCCCTGACCTCGCTGGGGGTTGGCGAGGCGGTGGTGACCGTGCTGTCCCCCGACGGTGTCCCCACCCCGGTCGCCTGGACCCGCCTGTACCCGCCCCAGTCCCGCATGGCCCCGGCGGACCCGGCCACCGTCCAGTCGGGCATCGCCGGCTCGGCCATCCACGCCCGCTACGGCCAGACCGTCGACCCCGACAGCGCCTACGAGCGTCTCACCGCCCGCCTCCAGCAGGCCGAGGCCGACAAGCCGATCCCGGCCCCTTCGGCCCCCGAGCGGTCCGGCAAGGCCCCGGGCCCGGGCGGCGTCGACACCCACGACCTGATCCAGATGGGCAAGATGGCCCTCCGCTTCATGAACACCCCGGCCGGCCGCGAGATCCAGCGCTCCATCTTCGGGGTCCTCCGCAAGCGCCGCTGA
- a CDS encoding NAD(P)H-binding protein yields MDTIRILVTGGTGTLGRLVVPRLRDDGHTVRVLSRGGREAGNGVELVTGDLATGEGIDAAVEGAEVVVHCAGTTKGDEVKTGNLVRAASRAGVRHLVYISVVGTDRVPVASAVDRAMFGYFASKRAAEEVVAGSGLPWTTLRATQFHQSFLVLAGQMARLPVVPVAAGFRFQPVDAGEVADRLAELALAPPAGLVPDLAGPRVLGMDALVREYLRASGRHRPVLPVRLPGRAARAFRAGANLAPDRAVGQRTWEEFLADQVAGRAAGGPIGQAHRAR; encoded by the coding sequence ATGGACACCATCCGCATCCTCGTCACCGGCGGCACGGGCACCCTCGGCCGCCTCGTCGTCCCGCGGCTGCGGGACGACGGCCACACGGTACGGGTGCTCAGCAGGGGCGGGCGTGAGGCCGGGAACGGCGTCGAGCTCGTGACCGGCGACCTGGCCACGGGCGAGGGGATCGACGCCGCCGTCGAAGGGGCCGAGGTCGTGGTCCACTGCGCCGGCACCACCAAGGGCGACGAGGTCAAGACCGGCAACCTGGTCCGGGCGGCGTCGCGGGCCGGGGTGCGGCACCTGGTGTACATCTCGGTCGTCGGCACCGACCGGGTCCCGGTCGCCAGCGCCGTCGACCGCGCCATGTTCGGCTACTTCGCGTCCAAGCGGGCCGCCGAGGAGGTCGTGGCCGGCTCGGGCCTGCCCTGGACGACACTGCGCGCCACCCAGTTCCACCAGTCGTTCCTGGTCCTGGCCGGGCAGATGGCCAGGCTGCCGGTGGTCCCGGTGGCGGCCGGGTTCCGGTTCCAGCCGGTGGACGCCGGCGAGGTGGCGGACCGGCTGGCCGAGCTCGCCCTGGCCCCGCCGGCCGGCCTGGTGCCCGACCTGGCCGGGCCGCGGGTGCTGGGGATGGACGCGCTGGTCCGTGAATACCTGCGGGCCAGCGGCAGGCACCGGCCGGTCCTGCCGGTGCGGCTCCCCGGCCGGGCCGCCCGCGCCTTCCGGGCCGGCGCCAACCTGGCCCCCGACCGGGCCGTTGGCCAAAGGACCTGGGAGGAGTTCCTGGCCGACCAGGTGGCTGGCCGGGCGGCCGGCGGCCCCATCGGGCAGGCCCATCGAGCCAGGTGA
- a CDS encoding sigma-70 family RNA polymerase sigma factor, translating into MSEGDWLADRFEEHRGRLRAIAYRILGSPNDADDAVQEAWLRFSRSDTSDVGNLGSWLTTVVSRVCLNMLQARRSRPQPSADPELPEPPANPDESDPEYQALLADSVGLALLVVLDTLTPAERVAFVLHDVFAIPFDQIAPIVDRSTPATRQLASRARARVRQPETTRRADRLRQSALVAAFLAAARNGDFEALLRLLDPGVVLRADDQAVKLGAASETRGAEPVAAFLQRARGVRAALLDGAAAAVWMPGGRPRVVLAFTTSGQHITAVDAIADPDRIRQLDLVIPGSS; encoded by the coding sequence ATGAGTGAGGGCGACTGGCTCGCCGACCGCTTCGAGGAGCACCGCGGCCGCCTGCGGGCGATCGCCTACCGCATCCTCGGCTCACCGAACGACGCCGACGACGCCGTCCAGGAGGCGTGGCTCCGCTTCAGCCGCTCCGACACCAGCGACGTCGGCAACCTCGGCAGCTGGCTCACCACGGTCGTCTCCCGGGTCTGCCTGAACATGCTCCAGGCCCGCAGGTCGCGGCCTCAGCCGTCCGCCGACCCCGAGCTGCCCGAGCCGCCCGCCAACCCGGACGAGTCCGACCCCGAGTACCAGGCGCTCCTCGCCGACTCGGTCGGGCTGGCGCTGCTGGTCGTGCTCGACACCCTGACCCCGGCCGAGCGGGTCGCCTTCGTCCTCCACGACGTGTTCGCGATCCCCTTCGACCAGATCGCCCCCATCGTCGACCGCAGCACGCCCGCGACCCGGCAGCTGGCCAGCCGCGCCCGCGCGCGCGTGCGGCAGCCGGAGACGACCCGGCGGGCGGACCGGCTGCGCCAGTCGGCGCTCGTCGCCGCCTTCCTGGCCGCGGCCCGCAACGGCGACTTCGAGGCGCTGCTGAGGCTGCTCGACCCCGGTGTCGTCCTCCGCGCCGACGACCAGGCCGTCAAGCTGGGGGCGGCCAGCGAGACCCGGGGAGCGGAACCCGTCGCCGCCTTCCTCCAGCGCGCCCGCGGCGTCAGGGCCGCCCTCCTCGACGGCGCGGCCGCGGCCGTCTGGATGCCGGGCGGCCGCCCGCGGGTCGTCCTCGCCTTCACCACCAGCGGCCAGCACATCACCGCCGTCGACGCCATCGCCGACCCCGACCGGATCCGCCAGCTCGACCTCGTCATCCCCGGCAGTTCCTGA
- a CDS encoding MerR family transcriptional regulator — MDGYTVGEVARSSGVSVRTLHHYEAIGLLVPAGRSAAGYRLYSEADLGRLRHVLFYRELGFGLDQITEILADPDAQADDHLRRQHRLLRDRQARTAALLAAVEHEIEARQLGIALTPAEQLEIFGTATFAERADEAHERWGDPEASRASRRRSAAYSKQDWVAIKAEADESIRRFADALQAGEPATGAVAMALAEEHRAHLSRWFFACDHGQHRQVAAGYVADPGTVATWDEVAPGFAGYVHDAIVANAERAGA; from the coding sequence ATGGACGGGTACACAGTCGGTGAGGTGGCGCGGTCGTCCGGCGTGTCGGTGCGGACGCTGCACCACTATGAGGCGATCGGGCTGCTGGTCCCGGCGGGGCGGAGCGCCGCCGGGTACCGGCTGTACTCCGAGGCCGACCTGGGGCGTCTGCGGCATGTCCTGTTCTACCGGGAGCTGGGGTTCGGGCTCGACCAGATCACCGAGATCCTCGCCGACCCGGACGCCCAGGCCGACGACCACCTGCGCCGTCAGCACCGGCTGCTGCGCGACCGGCAGGCGCGCACCGCCGCGCTGCTCGCCGCGGTCGAGCACGAGATCGAGGCCCGGCAGCTGGGCATCGCCCTGACTCCGGCGGAGCAGCTCGAGATCTTCGGCACGGCGACCTTCGCCGAGCGTGCCGACGAGGCGCACGAGCGCTGGGGCGACCCCGAGGCGTCGAGGGCGTCGCGGCGTCGGTCCGCCGCCTACAGCAAGCAGGACTGGGTCGCGATCAAGGCCGAGGCCGACGAGAGCATCCGGCGCTTCGCCGATGCGCTGCAGGCCGGCGAGCCCGCGACCGGCGCCGTGGCCATGGCGCTCGCCGAGGAGCACCGGGCGCACCTGTCGCGGTGGTTCTTCGCCTGCGACCACGGCCAGCACCGCCAGGTGGCGGCCGGCTACGTCGCCGACCCGGGCACGGTCGCCACCTGGGACGAGGTGGCGCCCGGGTTCGCCGGCTACGTCCACGACGCGATCGTCGCCAACGCCGAGCGGGCCGGCGCATGA